The proteins below come from a single Cryptococcus gattii WM276 chromosome D, complete sequence genomic window:
- a CDS encoding uncharacterized protein (Similar to TIGR gene model, INSD accession AAW45977.1) — MFLPLIISTAAAAVPLARAYLVNSSGYSSGALGAAPVQTFKSVNWTAAEWNFNVYPSADLPSGYLFIAPRGSDVETPTGIIYTNNGDVVMFGKEFGISQTMSFSVGNYQGNQAIATWGGQFNGNGYGNGFGLIYDQTYNLIANISSTISDSGIDFHEFSLTDNNTVLASVYIEEQYDLSSWGVTTEDGTSGWILGGAFEEIDVATGEAVFSWKSLDHINPSDCYNDPGSTGVSESTPWDYFHINSVEKDLEGNYLVSSRHCHAVYQISASTGEILWTINGRNSSFTMGEGSTFEWQHDARWLNNYTQISIFDNAATSWESDEKMARGLLLNVDTDAMSITLAQEYLPWNQTVSPSQGSMQEQANGNYLLGWGQVPFFSEYTSNGTLLFSAQFGVGNVQGYRVLRSNWIGYPRTTPALTVISNSTTNQYDIYTSWNGATEVSSWVLYGATSLSGFASSSKLNQVNKTTFETYFSLSKDTAASYPWVQARAVSSNGTVLGYSDYVSLNGSGSVAASSTQASATKASASAATSTTNNAASGADKLRASLGLVVAVVGAALLL, encoded by the exons ATGTTTTTGCCACTGATAATCTCGACCGCAGCAGCAGCTGTTCCACTCGCCCGAGCATACCTTGTTAACAGCTCAGGCTACTCTTCTGGTGCTCTCGGCGCAGCTCCTGTGCAGACATTTAAGAGTGTCAACTGGACAGC AGCTGAATGGAATTTCAACGTCTATCCCTCCGCTGATCTCCCTTCCGGCTACCTTTTCATTGCTCCTCGAGGAAGTGATGTCGAAACACCGACCGGTATCATTTATACCAACAATGGCGACGTCGTCATGTTTGGCAAGGAATTTGGCATTAGCCAGACCATGTCATTCTCTGTTGGGAACTACCAAGGAAACCAAGCGATTGCTACATGGGGCGGTCAGTTTAATGGTAACGGCTATGGAAACGGTTTTGGCTTGATCTATGATCAGACTTACAATCTCATTGCCAACAT TTCTTCTACTATTTCGGACTCTGGTATCGATTTCCACGAG TTTTCCCTTACCGACAACAACACTGTTCTTGCGAGCGTCTACATTGAGGAGCAGTACGACCTCTCATCATGGGGTGTTACTACTGAAGACGGAACTTCAGGCTGGATTCTCGGAGGCGCTTTTGAGGAGATCGATGTTGCCACTG GCGAGGCTGTATTTTCTTGGAAATCTCTAGACCATATCAACCCCAGTGACTGTTACAATGATCCTGGATCGACTGGTGTCTCGGAATCTACCCCATGGGACTACTTT CACATCAACTCTGTTGAAAAAGATCTTGAAGGCAATTACCTCGTATCTTCTCGACACTGTCACGCCGTTTACCAAATTTCTGCCTCTACTGGCGAGATTCTTTGGACCATCAACGGCCGTAACTCTAGCTTTACCATGGGCGAAGGTAGCACTTTTGAATGGCAGCACGACGCCCGCTGGCTCAATAACTACACCCAAATTAGTATTTTCGACAATGCCGCCACTTCGTGGGAAAGTGACGAGAAGATGGCGAGGGGTCTCTTATTGAACGTGGACACTGATGCCATGTCCATCACTTTGGCGCAGGAGTATTTGCCATGGAACCAAACGGTGTCGCCGAGTCAGGGAAGTATGCAAGAGCAGGCGAATGGAAACTATCTCTTGGG CTGGGGTCAAgttcccttcttctccgAGTATACATCGAATGGTACCCTCCTCTTTTCTGCCCAGTTTGGTGTGGGCAACGTCCAGGGTTACCGTGTCCTTCGATCCAACTGGATTGGTTACCCCCGGACTACCCCCGCTCTCACTGTCATTTCCAACAGCACTACAAACCAGTACGATATCTACACCTCCTGGAACGGTGCCACCGAAGTTTCCTCTTGGGTGTTGTACGGCGCTACCTCTCTTTCAGGATTTGCGTCCAGTTCCAAATTGAACCAGGTAAACAAGACGACTTTCGAGACCTACTTCTCGCTTTCCAAGGACACTGCGGCTTCCTACCCATGGGTGCAAGCAAGAGCCGTCAGCTCTAATGGGACTGTCCTTGGTTACTCTGACTATGTGTCGCTTAATGGCAGCGGTTCTGTGGCTGCCTCCTCTACTCAAGCTTCTGCCACCAAAGCTAGTGCCTCGGCAGCAACCTCCACAACAAACAATGCTGCTAGTGGAGCAGACAAGTTGAGAGCTAGCTTGGGACTGGTAGTAGCAGTCGTTGGTGCTGCTTTGCTTCTGTGA
- a CDS encoding Protein transport protein SEC23 (Similar to TIGR gene model, INSD accession AAW45976.1): MNFEDIEDKDGVRFSWNVWPSSRLEATRTVVPISALYTPLKEREDLPPVMYEPVTCKGSSCKAILNPYCQVDVRGKMWICPFCLQRNPFPPHYHQDLSPNNLPPELLPKFTTIEYTLSRPAQIPPIFLYVVDTCVDEDELKALKETLVVSLSLLPPNALVGLITYGTMAMVHELAYADCPKAYVFRGSKDYQPKQIADMLGLNPSNRPIQPVRPGQPMPAPAASKFLMPVQACEFQLTNILEQLQRDPWPVDQDKRPLRCTGVALSVAVSLLETAFPNTGARVMLFSGGPATDGPGMVVGPELREPIRSHHDIDRDSVKHFKRATKFYEGLSKRASVNGHAIDIYAGCLDQVGLLEMKSLTNATNGFMTISDSFMTAIFKQSFLRTLGKDEQGYLKMGFNATYDVLTTKELKISGVIGHVISANKKSPCVGETEIGIGQTSAWKVCSLTPKSTLATYFEVVTPAGQALAPNQSGLIQFVTHYQHSSGQYRLRVTTVSRVFQEGGHPSIAASFDQEAAAVLMARIAVFKAEIDDSPDVLRWLDRMLIRLCQKFADYRKEDPTSFQLGPNFSIYPQFMFHLRRSQFLQVFNNSPDETAFYRHVLNDSDVNNSLIMIQPTLMSYGFDSEPHPVLLDSVSIRPDVILLLDTFFHILIFHGETIAQWRKANYQEQEDYANFKELLEAPIGDAQELLEDRMPIPRYVVCDQGGSQARFLLSKLNPSTTHMSGSNYGAGPAAGQAIFTDDVSLQVFMEHLKRLAVGASTS; this comes from the exons ATGAACTTTGAAGATATCGAGGACAAGGATG GCGTCAGGTTCTCTTGGAACGTGTGGCCTTCTAGCCGGCTCGAAGCCACTCGAACTGTTGTGCCCATCTCTGCCCTCTACACCCCCTTAAAAGAACGGGAGGATCTTCCTCCTGTCATGTACGAGCCTGTTACGTGTAAGGGCTCGTCTTGTAAGGCTATCCTCAACCCTTACTG TCAAGTCGACGTCCGAGGCAAGATGTGGATCTGTCCGTTCTGTCTCCAGCGTAAccctttccctcctcaTTACCACCAGGACCTTTCCCCCAACAATCTTCCTCCCGAGCTTCTGCCCAAGTTCACCACTATCGAGTACACTCTTTCTCGCCCTGCCCAGATCCCTCCCATTTTTCTCTATGTTGTTGACACCTGTGTCGATGAGGATGAGCTCAAGGCGTTGAAGGAGACATTGGTAGTCAGCTTGAGCTTGTTGCCTCCCAATGCGTTGGTTGGCCTGATCACCTACGGTACAATG GCCATGGTCCACGAACTCGCCTACGCCGACTGCCCCAAGGCCTACGTTTTCCGAGGTTCCAAGGACTACCAGCCCAAGCAGATCGCCGACATGCTCGGGCTCAATCCTTCCAACCGCCCCATTCAGCCCGTGCGCCCCGGTCAACCTATGCCCGCCCCTGCTGCCTCCAAGTTCCTTATGCCTGTCCAGGCTTGTGAGTTCCAGCTCACCAACATCTTGGAGCAGCTCCAGAGAGATCCTTGGCCCGTGGATCAGGACAAGAGACCTTTGAGGTGTACAGGTGTGGCCTTGAGCGTGGCTGTCTCTTTGCTCGAG ACTGCTTTCCCCAACACTGGTGCCAGGGTAATGCTTTTCTCTGGTGGTCCTGCCACTGACGGCCCTGGTATGGTTGTTGGTCCCGAGCTCCGAGAGCCCATCCGATCTCACCACGACATTGACCGTGACAGCGTCAAGCACTTTAAGCGTGCCACCAAG TTCTACGAGGGCCTTTCCAAGCGTGCATCTGTAAATGGCCATGCCATTGATATCTACGCTGGTTGTCTCGATCAAGTCGGTTTGCTTGAAATGAAGTCGCTCACCAACGCTACCAACGGCTTCATGACCATCTCTGATTCGTTCATGACAGCTATTTTCAAGCAGAGCTTTTTGCGTACTTTGGGCAAGGATGAGCAAGGGTACTTGAAGATGGGCTTCAACGCGACTTATGATGTGCTT ACCACAAAGGAGCTCAAGATCTCTGGTGTCATTGGCCACGTTATTTCTGCCAACAAGAAGTCACCTTGCGTCGGTGAGACCGAAATTGGTATTGGTCAAACTTCTGCTTGGAAAGTTTGCTCCCTCACTCCGAAGAGTACACTTGCCACCTACTTTGAAGTCGTCACTCCCGCCGGCCAAGCCCTTGCTCCCAACCAGTCCGGTCTCATCCAATTTGTTACCCATTACCAACACTCTTCCGGCCAGTACCGTCTGCGAGTCACCACTGTCTCCCGAGTCTTCCAAGAAGGTGGTCACCCGTCTATCGCCGCGTCGTTTGACCAAGAAGCCGCTGCTGTCCTTATGGCGAGGATTGCAGTGTTTAAGGCAGAGATTGATGACTCTCCCGACGTTCTCAGGTGGCTGGATAGGATGTTGATCAGATTGTGTCAAAAGTTTGCCGACTACAGAAAGGAAGACCCGACAAGTTTCCAGCTCGGTCCAAACTTTTCAATCTATCCGCAATTCATGTTCCACTTGCGACGAAGTCAATTCTTGCAAGTGTTCAACAACTCTCCTGATGAAACGGCTTTCTACCG CCATGTTCTCAACGATTCGGATGTGAACAATTCCCTCATCATGATTCAGCCCACCCTCATGTCGTACGGCTTTGATTCTGAGCCGCATCCCGTCCTACTCGACTCTGTCTCCATCCGTCCCGATgtcatccttcttctcgacACTTTCTTCCACattctcatcttccacgGTGAGACCATTGCGCAATGGCGTAAAGCCAATTACCAGGAACAGGAAGACTATGCCAATTTCAAGGAACTGCTCGAAGCGCCTATTGGCGATGCTCAAGAATTACTTGAAGACCGGATGCCCATCCCTCGATACGTCGTTTGTGACCAAGGTGGAAGTCAAGCGAGGTTCTTACTGAGCAAGTTGAACCCTTCAACTACTCATATGAGTGGAAGCAATTACGGTGCTGGACCTGCTGCCGGTCAGGCAATCTTTACGGATGATGTCAGTTTGCAAGTCTTCATGGAGCATCTCAAGAGGTTGGCTGTGGGGGCGTCTACTAGTTAG
- a CDS encoding Hypothetical Protein (Similar to TIGR gene model, INSD accession AAW45975.1) — protein MRPTSILAGASRIPLTGKRGNKDFYKGTGQSRVPGAGHRTGAPGVHVVRGKSKYRLLDDRVRVFVGPGKDALDNTELRPYVATRDDDDKSHTTFFNPFSRASASRPNLPSFSPNVSPPAFGERLTRKDYTKFSKKYAQLSGEERQWVVMEQRRKWWAGMMQLYGKQEEASAQESERLEGEEKKSA, from the exons ATGCGACCCACTTCCATCCTCGCTGGTGCTTCTCGTATCCCCTTAACCGGTAAAAGGGGTAACAAGGATTTCTACAAAG GTACTGGCCAATCAAGGGTTCCCGGAGCTGGTCACCGAACGGGTGCTCCTGGTGTGCACGTCGTTCGTGGGAAATCCAAGTACAGACTATTGGACGACCGAGTTAGGGTGTTTGTCGGACCGGGGAAGGATGCTTTGGACAACACCGAG TTGCGACCATACGTAGCCACCCGAGACGACGACGACAAGTCACACACAACATTTTTCAACCCCTTCTCCCGAGCCTCTGCTTCTCGTCCCAATTTaccttccttctcccccAACGTCTCCCCTCCTGCCTTTGGAGAACGACTTACACGGAAAGATTACACCAAGTTTTCAAAGAAATATGCTCAGCTGAGTGGAGAGGAGAGGCAATGGGTGGTGATGGAGcagaggaggaagtggTGGGCAGGGATGATGCAGCTCTATGGGAAGCAGGAGGAAGCTAGCGCGCAAGAGTCAGAGAGATTAGAAGgggaggaaaagaagtcTGCCTAG
- a CDS encoding uncharacterized protein (Similar to SGTC gene model, INSD accession EAL18310.1), which translates to MEEDYFSITSILADNHKMSCTFALNVEGLGYLEGSTENDIHEGTKVELPFWLAQTLSVNQFTTFALPLPYSTRVQSALIASPSSVKLSNLVGGNGWWYRWGKKLADMLEDVQATNIRNMLLKAFTGRLPTLQDLAAHHASADHTMPELSTSKAEMFRDGMEGDERELFSIGQDSGRLFKAWYDRKKGSR; encoded by the exons ATGGAGGAGGACTACTTCTCAATCACGTCCATTTTGGCCGATAACCAT AAAATGTCATGCACCTTTGCCCTCAATGTTGAGGGCTTAGGATACCTGGAAGGGAGTACCGAGAACGAT ATCCATGAGGGCACAAAAGTCGAACTCCCCTTCTGGTTGGCCCAGACATTAAGTGTCAA CCAATTTACAACATTCGCACTGCCTCTTCCGTACTCCACTCGCGTCCAGTCGGCCTTGATAGCGTCTCCTTCCAGTGTCAAACTCTCCAATCTAGTTGGTGGAAATGGGTGGTGGTACCGCTGGGGAAAGAAGCTTGCAGACATGCTGGAGGATGTACAAGCTACAAATATCCGGAATATGCTTTTGAAG GCATTCACAGGGCGATTACCAACTTTACAAGATTTGGCCGCTCACCACGCCTCCGCAGATCATACAATGCCGGAGCTGAGTACAAGCAAAGCGGAGATGTTCCGAGATGGAATGGAAGGGGATGAAAGAGAGT TATTCTCCATCGGCCAAGATTCAGGGCGATTATTCAAAGCATGGTATGACaggaagaaaggaagcAGATGA
- a CDS encoding uncharacterized protein (Similar to SGTC gene model, INSD accession EAL18311.1): MWTHIFPCFVNAQSAAATSTARTSEAAAATSSGAATSIAAAATTSAARAASSTTTAAVTTSAVSSAAATGKPYLIIHNVETMTACGLGQIYWNVYNEDDSKVNITVYAVNAGVDQDIPSASTISAAAASTSAAATSQKTSSAVTSAAAATSSAVPSTTTAVASTAIANTTLSRRTNLNINKTIVTQLANHGYGWEPVALPEGRYYIYGYVDDGYGTSNKSNIFSVVEGSNTSCLAAYESMSKTATATGQATGNAPLGAGTSNSDAAESSSGIGGGAIAGIVVGVLAGLGILAALAFFCLRKRRRDRKSGNRWDGDDHQMGTTHRRVLSRSTAPSDPGHSLYSSIGRGNNRGMDKGETEGNAVVVGALSKNGSYHSSRTQASADNMGRTVEGVPVTPAAADQFTTDGEKDNQEILQDTSSQGHDPFKTPTIPGLPVQPTQHSQSVLSPIETDSNRHSSSDPIHSPPIAAANSPNQPRTSRSDSQSSQPRPASQIQANRKTSQGSMGTGDAANPNNSGGSLGRSNSSRRKPVPSLGPELRGELARQASLKAKEEGAKAMPQMGLGLKRGQEAVRNEEGQKSYVIMPDPPMVQD; encoded by the exons ATGTGGACGCACATCTTCCCTTGCTTCGTGAATGCACAATCAGCCGCCGCTACTTCAACAGCTAGAACGTCTGAAGCGGCCGCTGCAACTTCCAGTGGGGCAGCAACGTCTATAGCCGCAGCAGCTACTACATCTGCTGCTCGGGCTGCATCTTCAACGACAACTGCAGCTGTCACGACGTCGGCCGTTTCTTCTGCAGCTGCAACTGGTAAACCCTATTTAATAATACATAATGTGGAGACTATGACTGCATGTGGTCTTGGACA GATTTACTGGAATGTATACAACGAAGATGACTCCAAAGTAAACATCACAGTATACGCTGTAAATGCAGGAGTGGACCAGGATATCCCTTCTGCCAGCACAATCTCTGCCGCAGCCGCCAGCActtctgctgctgctaCCTCCCAAAAAACATCCAGTGCCGTCACTTCTGCTGCAGCAGCTACATCCTCCGCCGTTCCCTCTACTACTACCGCCGTCGCTTCTACCGCAATCGCAAACACAACATTGTCTCGTCGTACCAATCTTAACATCAACAAGACCATCGTCACCCAGTTGGCCAATCATGGTTATGGATGGGAACCTGTTGCTCTTCCTGAGGGTCGATACTATATCTATGGCTATGTGGACGACGGTTACGGCACTTCAAACAAGAGCAACATTTTCAGTGTCGTTGAGGGGTCCAACACAAGCTGTTTAGCGGCCTATGAGAGCATGAGTAAAACTGCAACAGCTACGGGCCAGGCTACCGGAAATGCGCCCTTGGGAGCCGGTACAAGCAATAGTGACGCCGCTGAGAGTTCGAGCGGTATCGGCGGTGGTGCGATTGCAGGTATCGTCGTTGGTGTCCTGGCCGGTCTTGGAATACTCGCGGCTTTGGCGTTCTTTTGTCTTCGCAAACGTAGACGAGATCGAAAGTCTGGAAATAGATGGGATGGGGATGATCATCAAATGGGTACGACTCATCGTCGAGTGCTTTCACGTTCAACAGCGCCATCAGATCCTGGCCATTCACTTTACAGCTCTATTGGTAGGGGCAATAATAGGGGAATGGATAAAGGAGAAACTGAGGGTAACGCGGTGGTGGTAGGCGCATTGAGCAAAAATGGTAGCTATCACTCGAGCAGGACTCAAGCTAGTGCCGATAATATGGGTCGAACCGTTGAAGGCGTGCCGGTTACTCCTGCTGCGGCCGATCAATTTACTACAGATGGCGAGAAAGACAATCAAGAAATCTTGCAGGACACAAGTTCCCAAGGTCACGACCCATTCAAAACACCCACGATTCCCGGACTCCCCGTCCAACCTACTCAGCACTCTCAATCTGTTCTCTCGCCGATCGAAACTGATTCCAACCGCCATTCGTCATCAGATCCTATCCATTCTCCGCCTATTGCCGCTGCCAACTCGCCGAATCAACCGCGCACATCCCGTTCCGACAGCCAATCTAGCCAGCCGCGTCCTGCCTCACAGATTCAAGCCAATCGGAAGACGTCACAGGGCTCAATGGGGACAGGGGACGCAGCGAATCCCAATAATAGTGGTGGAAGTTTGGGGAGAAGCAACTCTAGTAGGCGAAAGCCTGTACCGAGCCTTGGGCCAGAGCTAAGGGGAGAGCTGGCAAGGCAGGCGAGTTTGAAagcaaaggaagagggCGCAAAGGCGATGCCTCAGATGGGATTGGGATTAAAGCGAGGGCAAGAGGCGGTGAGGAATGAGGAGGGTCAGAAGAGTTATGTCATTATGCCTGATCCCCCTATGGTCCAGGATTAA
- a CDS encoding uncharacterized protein (Similar to TIGR gene model, INSD accession AAW45974.1): MLCLLRPTMLRATPRLVRPFTSTSWLSQSMPETPLPSSKDPSHPHLFYHPNSTYVSLSFLPHPPAVYGSRTVLGYLPLGDATLDDFREEPKFRKVLNDAVKSGLEQGKATTVQFEAETRPVDGWIHITDERAIPPAGRIGETEDLIGSVYVQGGKIVVDTYSPLPTYRLVTTNGVMQLPEGLDKHVIEVLEGIDKEERTQASADLM; encoded by the exons ATGCTATGCCTTCTCCGTCCCACTATGCTCCGAGCAACGCCTCGTCTCGTCCGCCCATTTACCTCCACCTCCTGGTTATCCCAGTCCATGCCCGAGACACCACTCCCTTCCTCTAAAGACCCTTCCCACCCTCACCTTTTCTACCACCCCAACTCGACATATGTTTCCTTGTCATTCTTACCTCATCCCCCTGCTGTTTACGGGTCGAGGACTGTGTTGGGGTATTTGCCTTTGGGAGATGCGACTTTGGATGATTTCAGAGAGGAGCCCAAATTTAG AAAAGTATTGAACGACGCCGTCAAATCTGGATTAGAGCAAGGTAAAGCGACTACCGTGCAGTTTGAGGCCGAAACTCGACCTGTCGATGGGTGGATACATATTACCG ACGAACGAGCCATCCCGCCCGCTGGGAGGATAGGTGAGACGGAAGACCTCATCGGCTCCGTCTACGTCCAAGGGGGCAAG ATTGTGGTGGACACCTATTCACCCCTGCCTACCTACCGACTCGTCACTACTAACGGTGTCATGCAACTCCCTGAAGGCCTAGACAAGCATGTCATCGAGGTTTTGGAAGGGATCGACAAAGAGGAGAGGACACAGGCTTCTGCCGACTTGATGTAA
- a CDS encoding Hypothetical Protein (Similar to TIGR gene model, INSD accession AAW45973.1), whose protein sequence is MPRSPSPSRGRSRSLSTRSRSRSPYSNRSPSPTPKGPRTPHLIKIFVTKGRHTPLADFDAGVFPTRDEFQVYAWQTSTPSELIKLLYPSFPAPYRSPQTRFHFRHVYVDANPRGLYRFKDLTSFIGRDLQSGNNDDSMDLDEDRELSKRGRKIEEKSLDDYGFVTGDFLSVSITVPEPRHPVGSLAAGALAGIASNSSAGPAGLRDREGPRGGFGWGDRGGDRERPQRPIAPTSAPGEGPDATRWGRGAPLPPHSRIGSRGGRGGYERASLPEGRWNRDDDRNGPTGPARDRSRSPRRDRRESWGKRRD, encoded by the exons ATGCCTCGATCTCCATCACCATCCAGGGGTAGGAGCAGATCCCTATCCACTCGATCTCGTTCTCGCTCCCCTTACTCAAACAGGAGTCCCTCTCCCACACCGAAG GGACCGCGGACACCGCATTTGATCAAGATTTTTGTTACCAAAGGAAGACACACTCCTCTGGCTGACTTTGATGCCGGTGTCTTCCCAACAAGAGATGAGTTCCAGGTTTACGCTTG GCAAACATCAACCCCAAGCGAACTTATAAAGCTTCTTTACCCATCATTCCCCGCTCCTTACCGATCTCCTCAAACTCGATTCCACTTCCGACACGTTTATGTCGATGCCAACCCTCGCGGCCTCTATCGTTTCAAGGACCTCACATCTTTCATTGGTCGCGATTTGCAAAGCGGCAATAACGACGATTCTATGGATCTGGATGAGGATAGGGAACTCAGcaagagaggaagaaagatTGAAGAGAAATCATTGGACGACTATGGTTTCGTTACTGGAGACTTTCTGAGCGTCAGCATTACTGTTCCAGAACCCCGACATCCTGTCGGCTCACTTGCTGCTGGCGCCCTTGCTGGTATTGCTAGTAATTCTTCCGCCGGCCCGGCCGGATTGCGCGACCGTGAGGGCCCAAGAGGAGGGTTTGGCTGGGGTGACCGAGGAGGTGATCGAGAACGACCGCAACGCCCAATCGCACCAACTTCTGCCCCGGGAGAAGGGCCAGATGCTACCCGATGGGGTCGTGGTGCCCCTTTGCCGCCCCATAGTAGGATCGGCTCCagagggggaagaggagggtACGAGAGGGCGTCGTTGCCTGAAGGAAGGTGGAACCGTGATGATGATAGGAATGGGCCCACTGGGCCGGCAAGGGATAGGAGTAGGAGCCCACGGAGGGATCGAAGGGAGAGCTGGGGCAAAAGAAGGGATTAG
- a CDS encoding proliferation-associated serine/threonine protein kinase, putative (Similar to TIGR gene model, INSD accession AAW45972.1), which translates to MMSWKFGKKFKEGGFLSGKHHSSNNSPSDTSRSTTPTPGNPHPEDAVKPPVPRSGMLKIRVTAAKGLNLPQGVSIPAPIQEALTTNPTPASRIASSPPTAVGKVAGANRDSVQRRQVWWLPYLVLEFDKNEVLVDALGGDLASPVWMYSATFDVSRISEISATVYLRMKEPHAEGGAKSNGEGEGEDMGNSDLCLGSIRFTPNLDTLRVTDDWMTVQGGGGTGSINVQVSFKPASGQTLTIDSFELLKVIGKGSFGKVMQVRKRDTLRIYALKTIRKAHIVSRSEVTHTLAERTVLAQVNCPFIVPLKFSFQSKEKLYLVLAFINGGELFHHLQREGKFNETRSRFYSAQLLLALEHLHSFNVIYRDLKPENILLDYAGNIALCDFGLCKLNMSNSDTTNTFCGTPEYLAPELLSGHGYTKCVDWWTLGVLLYEMLTGLPPFYDENTNEMYRKILTEPLRFPDSVRPEARSLLTGLLNRDPRQRLGVNGAQDIKNHPFFAKHINFTKLWNKQIQPPFKPAVASAIDTSNFDEEFTNEVPLDSVVDDSHLSQTVQQQFEGFSWSVSPLGESVGRY; encoded by the exons ATGATGTCCTGGAAATTTGGTAAAA AATTCAAGGAGGGAGGATTCCTATCGGGCAAACACCACAGCTCTAACAACAGCCCTTCCGATACCTCTCGCTCTACCACTCCTACTCCTGGCAACCCACATCCTGAAGATGCAGTCAAGCCGCCTGTGCCTAGGAGTGGTATGCTCAAGATCCGTGTGACTGCCGCAAAGGGCCTTAACTTGCCTCAGGGAG TCTCTATTCCTGCCCCAATTCAGGAAGCTCTTACTACCAATCCTACCCCTGCTTCCCGCATAGCCTCATCCCCGCCCACTGCCGTAGGCAAGGTGGCTGGCGCCAACCGTGACTCTGTCCAACGTCGCCAAGTCTGGTGGCTTCCCTACCTTGTTCTTGAATTCGACAAGAATGAAGTCCTCGTCGATGCGCTTGGCGGTGACTTGGCATCGCCAGTGTGGATGTATAGCGCGACTTTTGATGTTTCTAGGATAAGCGAGATTAGCGCTACGGTGTActtgaggatgaaggagcCTCATGCAGAGGGCGGAGCGAAATCTAACGGTGAAGGCGAGGGTGAGGATATGGGTAACTCAGACTTGTGCTTAGGTAGTATTAGATTCACGCCCAACTTGGACACTCTG AGGGTGACCGACGACTGGATGACTGTGCAAGGCGGTGGTGGTACAGGGTCTATCAATGTCCAGGTGTCCTTCAAGCCTGCTTCT GGACAAACCCTTACCATCGACAGCTTTGAGCTTCTCAAAGTCATTGGCAAAGGTAGTTTCGGTAAAGTCATGCAAGTCCGCAAGCGTGACACCCTCCGAATTTACGCACTCAAAACCATCCGAAAAGCCCACATTGTCTCTCGATCCGAAGTTACTCACACCTTGGCAGAACGTACTGTCCTCGCCCAGGTTAACTGTCCTTTTATTGTACCCTTAAAGTTCTCGTTCCAGTCCAAGGAGAAGCTGTACTTAGTCTTGGCGTTTATCAACGGAGGAGAGTTGTTCCACCACTTGCAGAGGGAGGGTAAGTTCAACGAGACCAGATCGAGATTCTACTCGGCCCAATTACTGCTGGCGTTGGAGCATTTGCACTCCTTCAATGTAATCTACAG AGATTTGAAGCCCGAAAACATTCTGTTGGATTACGCGGGGAACATCGCTCTTTGTGACTTTGGACTTTGTAAGCTGAACATGTCCAACTCGGACACCACAAATA CTTTCTGTGGTACACCTGAATA TCTTGCTCCTGAACTTCTTTCGGGTCACGGATACACCAAATGCGTGGACTGGTGGACCCTTGGTGTCCTGTTGTACGAAATGCTTACTGGTCTTCCTCCCTTCTACGACGAAAACACCAACGAAATGTACCGCAAGATCCTCACCGAACCTTTGCGCTTCCCCGATAGCGTTCGTCCTGAAGCCAGGTCTCTTCTGACCGGTTTGCTCAACCGAGATCCTCGCCAACGACTCGGTGTCAACGGCGCCCAGGATATCAAGAACCATCCCTTCTTCGCCAAACACATCAACTTTACAAAGCTCTGGAACAAGCAAATCCAACCGCCTTTCAAGCCCGCTGTAGCAAGTGCTATTGACACTTCCAACTTTGATGAGGAGTTTACCAACGAGGTGCCCCTTGACTCGGTCGTGGACGACTCACATTTGTCCCAGACTGTGCAACAGCAATT CGAGGGGTTCTCTTGGAGTGTTTCTCCCCTTGGCGAATCTGTTGGACGGTATTAG